From Lycium ferocissimum isolate CSIRO_LF1 chromosome 12, AGI_CSIRO_Lferr_CH_V1, whole genome shotgun sequence, one genomic window encodes:
- the LOC132039166 gene encoding uncharacterized protein LOC132039166: MDWYSWLSKTSLDQTLIYEYGLVFNRNELQKEDLIYFNHEFLLSMGIIVAKHRLEILKLARKERGGTISSSNGLSRLVLAINKTKKLISKNFNKLSFHRASTHLALSELKPCPTQWTRALTKLNNNKNSVSWV, from the coding sequence ATGGATTGGTATTCTTGGTTATCCAAGACTAGCCTTGATCAAACACTTATCTATGAGTATGGTCTTGTTTTCAACAGAAATGAGCTTCAAAAAGAGGACTTGATTTACTTCAACCATGAATTTCTTCTAAGCATGGGCATAATTGTAGCCAAACACAGACTAGAGATTCTCAaattggcaagaaaggaaagaggaGGAACAATCTCATCATCAAATGGCCTTTCTAGACTTGTTTTGGCAATCAACAAAACCAAGAAGCTCATTTCCAAGAACTTCAACAAACTCAGTTTCCACCGAGCTTCGACTCATCTGGCTCTCTCCGAGCTCAAACCTTGCCCAACACAGTGGACCAGAGCACTGACGAagctcaacaacaacaaaaacagcGTATCCTGGGTGTGA
- the LOC132039542 gene encoding protein NUCLEAR FUSION DEFECTIVE 4-like isoform X2, producing MVNVKGGTRPPLSQTVQNLPYWLLWIALCVATNSSAWFSTTVLVTNMRNFPLSRGTVAGILKGYGGLSAAVYTEVYSALLRNSSSKLLLFLALGVPTLSLLMMYFIRPCTPSLGEDSSESYHFLFVQVASIVLGVYVLTTTILEDVFSLNVFVSYSLLVIMVVLLMAPLAIPAKMTFYPSNKGKLGVSDVSEKSEPLLTPSSSATNLGSFQEGEEISEVDMLLAEGEGAIKKKRRPRRGEDFKFTEALVKADFWLLFLVYFFGVGSGVTVLNNLAQIGIAQGLHDTKILLSLFSFCNFVGRLGGGVLSEYFVRLKAVPRTVWMTCTQVVMIITYLLFASALNGTLYAATALLGVCYGVQFTTMVPTASELFGLKHFGIIFNFMSLGNPLGAYLFSGLLAGFLYDNEAAKQHTSTCMGPNCFRVTFLVLAGVCGLGTMLSIVLTMRIKPVYQMLYAGGSFRLPQSSNH from the exons ATGGTGAATGTAAAAGGAGGAACAAGGCCACCACTTAGTCAAACTGTTCAGAACTTGCCTTATTGGCTG TTATGGATTGCACTTTGTGTGGCCACGAATAGCAGTGCTTGGTTCAGCACAACTGTGCTTGTGACTAATATGAGAAACTTTCCTCTAAGTCGGGGCACGGTTGCTGGGATTCTTAAAGGCTATGGAGGGCTCAGTGCTGCAGTATATACAGAAGTCTATAGTGCATTGCTTCGCAATTCTTCTTCTAAGCTCTTGCTGTTCCTTGCATTAGGTGTTCCTACATTAAGTTTGTTAATGATGTACTTTATTAGGCCTTGTACTCCGTCTTTAGGAGAAGATTCTTCAGAGTCGTACCACTTTCTGTTCGTCCAAGTAGCTAGTATCGTGCTCGGTGTCTAtgtattaacaacaacaattttggAAGACGTATTTTCGTTAAACGTCTTTGTTTCTTACAGTCTTCTCGTTATCATGGTTGTCCTTCTAATGGCTCCACTAGCCATTCCTGCGAAGATGACTTTTTATCCGTCAAACAAAGGCAAGTTGGGCGTTTCCGATGTATCAGAAAAATCGGAACCCTTGTTAACACCGTCATCATCAGCAACAAATCTAGGAAGTTTTCAAGAGGGAGAAGAAATATCTGAAGTGGATATGCTTTTGGCTGAGGGGGAAGGTGCgataaagaaaaagaggagGCCAAGAAGAGGTGAAGATTTCAAGTTTACTGAAGCTTTGGTCAAGGCAGATTTCTGgcttttgtttttggtttattttttcGGTGTGGGTTCTGGGGTTACTGTTCTCAATAATCTGGCACAGATTGGAATAGCTCAAGGTCTTCATGATACAAAGATCCTGTTATCACTCTTCAGTTTCTGCAACTTTGTTGGTCGCCTTGGTGGAGGAGTTCTTTCAGAATATTTTGTCAG GTTAAAAGCAGTACCTAGAACAGTTTGGATGACATGCACACAAGTAGTAATGATCATTACCTACCTTCTGTTTGCTTCTGCACTTAACGGTACCTTATATGCAGCGACAGCATTACTCGGAGTCTGCTATGGCGTTCAATTTACAACAATGGTCCCAACAGCTTCTGAGCTGTTTGGTCTCAAgcattttggtataattttcaattttatgtcGCTCGGAAACCCCTTAGGTGCTTACCTCTTCTCCGGTCTGCTTGCCGGGTTTCTCTATGATAATGAGGCAGCCAAGCAGCATACTTCCACTTGCATGGGTCCTAATTGCTTTAGAGTCACCTTCCTTGTTCTGGCTGGAGTATGTGGTCTCGGCACCATGCTTAGTATCGTTCTTACCATGAGAATAAAACCCGTTTATCAAATGCTTTATGCTGGAGGATCGTTTCGGCTACCTCAAAGTTCAAATCATTAG
- the LOC132039542 gene encoding protein NUCLEAR FUSION DEFECTIVE 4-like isoform X1 encodes MVNVKGGTRPPWVGLGAAVWLQIASGNAYNFPLYSHSLKSVLGFNQQQLTMLGVANDIGENVGLIPGLVCNKFPPWVVLLIGSFSCFFGYGVLWLSLSQTVQNLPYWLLWIALCVATNSSAWFSTTVLVTNMRNFPLSRGTVAGILKGYGGLSAAVYTEVYSALLRNSSSKLLLFLALGVPTLSLLMMYFIRPCTPSLGEDSSESYHFLFVQVASIVLGVYVLTTTILEDVFSLNVFVSYSLLVIMVVLLMAPLAIPAKMTFYPSNKGKLGVSDVSEKSEPLLTPSSSATNLGSFQEGEEISEVDMLLAEGEGAIKKKRRPRRGEDFKFTEALVKADFWLLFLVYFFGVGSGVTVLNNLAQIGIAQGLHDTKILLSLFSFCNFVGRLGGGVLSEYFVRLKAVPRTVWMTCTQVVMIITYLLFASALNGTLYAATALLGVCYGVQFTTMVPTASELFGLKHFGIIFNFMSLGNPLGAYLFSGLLAGFLYDNEAAKQHTSTCMGPNCFRVTFLVLAGVCGLGTMLSIVLTMRIKPVYQMLYAGGSFRLPQSSNH; translated from the exons ATGGTGAATGTAAAGGGTGGAACAAGACCACCATGGGTAGGATTAGGAGCTGCAGTTTGGTTACAAATAGCATCTGGAAATGCATACAATTTCCCACTTTATTCTCATTCATTAAAATCAGTTCTTggttttaatcaacaacaacttACTATGCTTGGTGTGGCAAATGATATTGGTGAAAATGTTGGACTTATTCCTGGACTTGTTTGTAATAAGTTCCCACCTTGGGTTGTTTTATTAATTGGTTCTTTCTCATGTTTCTTTGGTTATGGTGTTCTTTGGCTTTCACTTAGTCAAACTGTTCAGAATTTACCTTATTGGCTG TTATGGATTGCACTTTGTGTGGCCACGAATAGCAGTGCTTGGTTCAGCACAACTGTGCTTGTGACTAATATGAGAAACTTTCCTCTAAGTCGGGGCACGGTTGCTGGGATTCTTAAAGGCTATGGAGGGCTCAGTGCTGCAGTATATACAGAAGTCTATAGTGCATTGCTTCGCAATTCTTCTTCTAAGCTCTTGCTGTTCCTTGCATTAGGTGTTCCTACATTAAGTTTGTTAATGATGTACTTTATTAGGCCTTGTACTCCGTCTTTAGGAGAAGATTCTTCAGAGTCGTACCACTTTCTGTTCGTCCAAGTAGCTAGTATCGTGCTCGGTGTCTAtgtattaacaacaacaattttggAAGACGTATTTTCGTTAAACGTCTTTGTTTCTTACAGTCTTCTCGTTATCATGGTTGTCCTTCTAATGGCTCCACTAGCCATTCCTGCGAAGATGACTTTTTATCCGTCAAACAAAGGCAAGTTGGGCGTTTCCGATGTATCAGAAAAATCGGAACCCTTGTTAACACCGTCATCATCAGCAACAAATCTAGGAAGTTTTCAAGAGGGAGAAGAAATATCTGAAGTGGATATGCTTTTGGCTGAGGGGGAAGGTGCgataaagaaaaagaggagGCCAAGAAGAGGTGAAGATTTCAAGTTTACTGAAGCTTTGGTCAAGGCAGATTTCTGgcttttgtttttggtttattttttcGGTGTGGGTTCTGGGGTTACTGTTCTCAATAATCTGGCACAGATTGGAATAGCTCAAGGTCTTCATGATACAAAGATCCTGTTATCACTCTTCAGTTTCTGCAACTTTGTTGGTCGCCTTGGTGGAGGAGTTCTTTCAGAATATTTTGTCAG GTTAAAAGCAGTACCTAGAACAGTTTGGATGACATGCACACAAGTAGTAATGATCATTACCTACCTTCTGTTTGCTTCTGCACTTAACGGTACCTTATATGCAGCGACAGCATTACTCGGAGTCTGCTATGGCGTTCAATTTACAACAATGGTCCCAACAGCTTCTGAGCTGTTTGGTCTCAAgcattttggtataattttcaattttatgtcGCTCGGAAACCCCTTAGGTGCTTACCTCTTCTCCGGTCTGCTTGCCGGGTTTCTCTATGATAATGAGGCAGCCAAGCAGCATACTTCCACTTGCATGGGTCCTAATTGCTTTAGAGTCACCTTCCTTGTTCTGGCTGGAGTATGTGGTCTCGGCACCATGCTTAGTATCGTTCTTACCATGAGAATAAAACCCGTTTATCAAATGCTTTATGCTGGAGGATCGTTTCGGCTACCTCAAAGTTCAAATCATTAG